Sequence from the Nymphaea colorata isolate Beijing-Zhang1983 chromosome 9, ASM883128v2, whole genome shotgun sequence genome:
TTCTCCTTCAGTTCTggatcttttttctttacaagTCTATATTATATAatgttttattgaatgaaactacctttttttttttcttaaggtGAGTGGTTTCTCTTCTAAGGTTCATATAAAGCATGCTCCATGATTCGAGACATTTTACGATCCAATAAAAATAATGTACTGGGTCGTGTATAATAGGCCCaacattctttgtttttttttgtttttttcatagaGGTTCACTTATTTTGGCATAATGATGCCTTTTTCATGCAATGGGAAGATGACTATAGAAATTCAGCCTTCTATATTGACATATGCATGCAGCAGGGGGTCGGTAGAGGCCTTGGCCcttcctcaatttttttaaaatttacatgtaaattttagaagttttatttattttatttaaaacttttgaaaatttttatattttgactcttgttaaaattttgaaactataatttggcattcctcataaaaaaaaatttgtatgtaTACGGGTAcagatatgtatgtatgtgagAGTAAATAAAGATCAACAATACCATTCCGTTATTAAATATTTCATGACTGGTCTTCCACTGAAAGTGTTGTTTCTCtgatattaaagaaaattaacGATCACCAATGTAAGTAGAGACAGTAATATATTTTATCTAAAAAGTTTGCATAGAAGTGACACTTTCTAACAGTGGAGCCTATGACTATTTTCCTGATCAACTTGATACtgacataaaattttataaccaCATGGTAGGCCAagttataataaaaatttagcTTGGTTTGTTCCCTACACAAACCACCTGCCGTGGCGGGCGGTGAGTCAGGGTTCGTGTTTCTTTTCATGCATCCTGACTTTTGAAACCGGCGGCGGCAGCCATTATGGGAACTAATAGGTCAATCGATATATGGCGACCTTTTCAAACCTGTTCTGCCTAGCAAGTGCTAACCTCTCCTATGGACGCAGGATAGCCATTGCGCTCAATTATATATGATTAATAGTTTATGGTTGATACGACCTGATATAGAACACGGGCAACCGGCGAGAGCTTACTGTCCCTTTTTTTCTGATGAGTCCTAAACGGAGCTGGAATCGCATTGGTTTCACAACGTCCACCATGTTGCTTTGCTCTAGCTTTCTACGAGACAGAAGAAAATAATATGCATCCACATAACTAAATTAACATGCAACTATTCTCATTGATCGTCATCGTTATGCCATCTATCTCTCGCGTTGATGGCCATGAGACAAGATACATACAGAGAACATAGATATATTTTCAACAATACATTTAGTATCTTACACTAGCCGATCTCTTAAGAAGCCTAAAACTGAACATAAATTTATTCACCGGGCATTCAAGAAGGAAGGCCACGACTAGGTTTCTTGAACCATGACGACCCTGGTAGGTACAAGTATCCTCTGGATCATGGTAGAGCTGAACTAAGCCGACTGAGATATGTCCAATTTGAAGGCCATACCAAAGAGCTTAAGCACCCCAAAAGTTACAAGCATGGCTGCCCATCCTCCAACAACAACACGAACCGTCGATTTTCCTACTGACGAGCCACCGAGCTTAGCGGCGGTCCAGCCAAAGAGGGCTAGAGCTAAGGTCGAGACACCAGAGACCACGCCCACCCTGGTCCATCGTTGCTTGATGAATGCGCCGCTCAGCAACGGCACCACTGCCCCGATGCCAAACGCCAGTGCCGATGCGCCGGCCGCCTGTAAAGGGCTCGGCagcttctccttctcctcctgcTCCTTCTCCGCCGACACCTCAACATCGGCATACCGCCTCTCCCTCTTCATCTGCGCGAGCTCGATGTCGACTTGGGAGTAGACGGAGACGTACTCGCCGATGGCCATGCTGAATGCTCCTGCGATGAGGCCGGCGAGACCCGAGACGACGGTGGCTTTGACCGATTGGTTAACTGCGCTCACACCCAGCATGAGGGAGGCAACAGAGACGAGGCCATCATTGGCGCCGAGGGCAGCGGCCCTGAGCCATTGTGCACGCTGGGAGTAGTCGAAAGGCTCTTCTTTCGCTACCGTGTCGGCCGGACAGCTGTTCCCAGGCTTGTCCACTATATGGTTTATTTGGTTAAGTTGAACAGAAGAAGGCAAGTAAGCGGCCATTGCCAactgaagaaagagagagagagagagagggtgttgGGGGGAGAGTGTGGAGAGCACACGCCTGGCTTCACCAATTTATAGAGACAGAAAGTGAACAACGTTGATATGCGCCTTTCTGTTCGGCAGTCAGTTGCCGCCGGAATCTCAGAGCCGTCGGATTTGATGAATAAGATGATATCTTCGGGGTAGAGAAGCGGTCAAAAGATATGACGTGCCACATCCTCTCGGGGCCTGAGAGGAGCCCATATGTCACCAAAGTAATATTTTATACGTCAATGATGCCTAGAAATATACCATTGCACAAGCTATCTCCAAGTCAGATAGTTTGATCGCATGAAACAAATTAATAATTTAGTTGTAAAGATGGGAGCAAGTCGTCTCATCTATTAGATTAGACGATTTTTGGTGTCTCTCGACAACTCAAGTCTTACATTTCACATTCTGATCAGTCTTTAACTTGAAAATTATAGTAAGAAAATGGAATGAGTCGAATCCAGGAATATACAGGAAGCAAAAGATGGCAGCAGCCTTGCATGAAGGCATGAACCATGTCTTTGAAGGCGTGAATGCACGTCCTATGGAAGATGGGTGCATGTCAAACAAGGCGGATATCAACAATTGAAGAATTAGCTAAGTCTTGaactctcttcctctctctctctcccccttcctTCGGGTTTAATTTGCTAGTCAAAGATCTCTACATTCAACTGTTGGAGCCAGGAGGCGGGAGTTGTTCGTAGATAAGCGCATTCGGAGGCCACAATATTATTCTGCAGCTGTTGGCCGTCCATTTCTAAAACCAAGTCGTGTCTTCGGCTCAGATCAAGTAAAGATGCACGCATTGCAGCACAGGTGCTACATAGTGCACAAATAATCAGCCCCAATAAACCAAAGTGTAGGTAGACCAAGAAAACACagagaacacacacacacactctctctctctctctatatatatatatatatatatatatataatgcatcatACTACTCAATTACGTTTAGAATctcttttgtgaaaattttgaactgcCCAAAGTCATTTCACTTGCAGAGTTTCATTTATATATCAGAAACATCGGCTTGTAACATTGACCGACTTTACAAACGTGGAGATGACGTGTGTACAAATATAAGTTTAATAAACATTTGTAAATTGGAGATCTTATGAATTGCTTCATAATTGCGTCGGTTCAACACATAACTTCGTATGTCCAATTCTACGCAAATGAGAAATATCTAGTTTCATCTATAGTTTCATAACTTTTTAGTAGCAGTAATAGTATGTGTTTGTCTATATAACCATCAAATTCAAGCTTTCTGAAATTATATATGGAAGTGAGTTTTCATGGGTGCATTTCTGAAATAGataaattgagagagagagagagagagagactaggaATTATTTTCCTTCGACATTACCTTGGCAAAAGAAACGCGCAAAAGAAACGCCTTCAAGATTTTGGAAGGATACAAGTATACCAGCAACAAATGAAAGAGTAGGATGAAAGCGGCAGAAAGGCAAGCGTAGTCTAATAATGAAGAATGCTAGTAGTATGCTTACATAAGATACAGAacaaataacatgtctagaacCATCCTCTGCAAGCAAGTTtatagtaaaaataaaaatttctgttgttattgttattctGATTATTATTGTATTGGCGGATATCGTGCTCTAGCATCTGATTTGGCCGATACTATCGTTTTCCTTTCCCAGATCATTTCAATGCATGGTGAGCGATACGTGGAGGCGACAGCGAGAACTAGCAAGGAGATGATGTAATCAGCTTCGGTCTATCCTGCCCATACCTTCTTACAGTTTAATGGGGATCGCTGTTGCCATCCCCACGCGCTCGAGGACGTCTCCTTGGCCGCGGAGGCGTGGCGCGCACGCCTTGAAACCTACGGCcgtctctctcctctctttcttttcctctttcccgctattcttttcttttttctactaATAAcagtcttcttctttttcttcccctgGTTCAAACCTGCTCCAGCCTTGATGTCCTTCCCCCGAATAGAAAAATAGTAGCAGCATGTGTCACACACGCGGTCACCCTCAAAAAGTAAGCGGGCACTCGCCTTCTTTCGTGAGCTGCCCACAATCCACTAGTTATTTAATGATGATCATCATGCTGACTATACACTCCTCTtcctacttcttcttcttcttcttcttctctgtgtgCTTGTTTTcgtacttcttttttttctttggctaGTGCTGTGCGACCTACGTCGATCAGATGTAATGGTGTGCCTtgactttttggttttttgtttttgtatgtgAAGGAATTCCATCTTGGTGAAGTAATTATGTGGGCGTAGATATCTTCAAACTAATTTAATGCACCAAGGAAACGAAAATCCTAACATCCCCAGACGGCTTCTCCCATAATTTAAAGTCCTTCGGCTCAACCCTTGAGGCGGCGAAAGGATCTGGTGCAATGTAACCTTGCGTTTTTCTGCAATCATATTTTATTAGAAGCCTTctgtttatgtgttttttttttgtttttgaacaTCTCCAATGCAGATCCGCAGTGGAAGCAGAGTCTGGTGGGGTATTCCTTAGATTAATGACGACAGAAGATGGCCTAAACATCAGTATAATCTTAATGATATAGCAAAGAATGGGCCCTGCAGTTCAAGCATTTGATTTGTCAACCATCTTGTAACGTATGATCACCGTGGCAGAATGAGTTGGATTGTGTTTGACATAATGGTATGTGCCAGAATGAGTTGGATTGTGTTTGACATAATGATATGTGCCAGAACACTAACACATCGTTCTGTATTTGAATAAGTCGACACAAACATTGGACAGCAGAAAATTCTTGAACTCCGGGTTCCCGTGGTAAAGAACAGAAACACTGGACAAAGTTCTTGCGACCTCCTTCACAACGTGCATTCTTCTTCCCTCATCTCGCCGCTGGCTTCTTCTTTTGTGATGTTGACTTGCCTCTTGTTGGTTCAACAGAGAATTCAGTTGCAGAGGTGTCTGATTTAGGTGACGAGATTAGTTTCATGATGCATTTGCAGAACTCTATTGAGGGAAAGAGATTTTTCGGCGTGGTAGTTCTGGTGAGACCTTTGGTAATTTCATGGGTTTATTTTGGTGAAGTTACAGCAAAGTGGCATCCAAAATCAATTCCAAGGAACCCTTTCTTTCGATTGATGTGAAATGGATGGAATTGATTGAAATGGTAGAGACATGTTCCGTAGTTTCCGTTTTGTCCTTGTTTGTAGGTAAATTACAATTAGAGAAGGTAAAGACAAATCGGATCTAACGCGATGTAAAACTAGTTCTCCATTGTTTAACTGATCAATTCTGAGGCATAATAGCACTCTTGCACGGTTAACTTCAATTCTTCTACCTTTTCATAGTTTTTGATGGTAATGCTACTCTGGTTTCTCATCTGCAGAAGATTTGTTTTGGGTACTAAATTGGACAAGTTGGAGGGTAAGCTATTTCTTTGGTAACCTTTTCatatttcttgttcttttgatATTGAAGAAGAACATTATCGTACAATGGAAGTTCTCCTCATTATTGGCTAATGTTGCAgtttttatttgatattttgcTGTAATTTTACTGGTATTAAGCGACGTCATTATGAATTGTCTTGACCACGGTAATCAAACGAGTGAAAGGAATCACACGCTTGTTCCGTTCCGTGGAAACCAAACGACGAACAGACGTACAGTAATGCTTCCTTGACTAGCTGCTCCTGTTCCGATGAACAGCAGAACAGATCATCTATTCTGCTTATTCTAAGAACAGCAAATCAAACATACTCTTTAAGTATGAGTTATTCAAAACTCGAAATTTGGGCATtgtttcaagttttttaatgatcttatatatataaacctttaaaatataatattttcaaCAGAATTTCCTGTGTTTCTTCCATTCTCGGAGAAGCATTCAGGTGCCCTTTCGGTAGGCTTCTCGGAAACGCATTTTCCATGAGCCCAAGAATTGATAACCATGAATGACGAAACTATAGTTTTCTGGTACCATAGTTTCAGTACGACAGTTGGTCACTAGGATTGGGCTTCATAAAATACCATGCAGAAAAGTAAATCCGATTACCTGTCAAAATCACATTTTCACTTGGTCTCATCCGATCCTACTCGATGCAACTTGCAAGTGCCGAGGAGTGAGCTACCAAAAATCTATCCTTTTGAATTAAATGTGTTTTGGCAGTTCGTATGATCTACGATTCCTCTCCAACGACTTCCCAGATCTTTGTCAACGGAAGAAAACTGAACCGACTCACACATAGACCACAtgattagaaaaaagaaatctaaaGCCACATATCCATGAAGAAGGCTCTCCAtcattttttatgacattttttaGATGTAATATCGAAAGGCTCAACTTCTTTTCATTTGATATGGCGTTCTGAATCCACCTCCATCCATGGGACTCCTCTGCAACCGGAAGGAGCTTCTGTTTCATCCTCAAAACACAGAAGGGCTACCGGAGAAAAGCAAGAATGACAGCATTCATACTTTTCTCCCCTCCTCTGTGCTAGTTCAAGTGGGGAGGAGAAAGCAGAATGACAGCATTCATACTTTTCTCCCTCCTTTCCTCTGTGTTGCCTAGATGTTCAAGCATGTGGGAAGGGTACTTACAGATTCACAGGGAACAGAGGACAAACAGGTTGTCACTTCTCTGGCTGCGATATGATACTTAGTTGTGACTTTTTCTGTAATCCAGCAGCTTCTGATAAGTATCGACAACTTGTCATCGTCATTCCCCATCGATCGTCATCCATCTATCTTAGttactttttaattttgctGCTGAGTCAACCCTTTCACAAGAAACCTGGCTACCACCAGTCGATATCCAGACCATCCTATTCCTATATATAATATTCCACCAGGAGCACCGACAGGCGGTATCGGAATAAAATGAAGTAGCGCAGGTGTTTAACTTAACTACAGCAAATATGGGAAAGTTGGTGCGTGCATAGACGAGGCTTGTGGGGAGCACAAGCTTGAGGAGACTTCCATATAGTGGGAGAGTGTGGCGGCCACATGCGCAGTCCTACAggaataaataaaagaaagaaacagctttaattaaaaaattgcatGCTGCCGACACTGGATACGAATGATACTCTTTGGAAATTAATTATAGAGTATTATGTAATGGAGATTTTGATTGCGCGAGTTGAATTCTTGGAAAGATATTCTTTCAGGGACTGGTGCAGCCACATAtctaaaaattatataatttgCAGATCTTTGCTCATCTTTTTTAATGTCAGTGTCATAGAGtcgcttttcttttcttcgaaCAGGAAGCTTTTGAAAGTACACCGAGGGTTTGGTAGTATATGATAATGAACAAACTCAGCCTGCGCTCACTGTTGGTAGAAAAACAAATCTAACATTTTTACGCTTTTATCATTAGTATAAATTGAAGCAATGAGGTATGGTGATCAATCTGATCAGGCTGTCCTTTGTCTGTTTATGTTTTTCCATCGACCTTAACCTATATCCGGCACTACTTAGTAACTTTGTATGATCTTGaagatcaataaaagaaaattatcgTGTTTTTCAGATCATTTTAGATCATAAAGTGTTAATTTTGTCACTGTCGACTAATTGAATGCGAGAAACACAAGGACCTGCATGTTATCTAAACAAGTTAAGATCATCCTTCATTATCACCACATTCTTATGTACGCTAATCAAATTTTTGCTTACGTCCGGGTTTTCGCTGTAAAAATCTCATTATACCCTGAAGCTGATCTGTGCAAACTCATTTATGCGGTTTGTAAAAATTGAGCACATACCAGACACAAGTAGTTGAAGCTTAATCCAAGTTCGTGTATGTATTAAGTTCAGGAAAGTAGCGCTGAACCAGATCCAAATGTAACTAAATTCAATGAACAGAGAATGATCATATAAAATTATCTGTCGAAAAATCACAATTAAGCTATTCGCCGGAGCTTATCTCACTTAGGATTCCTTTTTCTCAGTATATTCTGCATTCGTTACGACCTTGTGCTCTTTATATGGTATTCAGATCCAACCACGACCAAGGCTGAAGCGCTAATTGTAAAGGCGTCCAAGGATCACGTTTTACCCGGGCCAAGCTCGTATTATTTCTGTCATTTTCCGTGTTTGGATCCAAAAAGTCAGGGATTTGGAGTAATGGCCTTCTTATATTGGGGGAAATATTATTTTCAAGCCATATTTTAGTTTTgcttataataaaaaaaaaatttgttatttatCTATAAAAATCCACACTTTCCATGAAAACTGTCAAATGAGAACATAAAGTGAATTTGTGTTAACTCGAGAAAAAAAACCAGTCATTGCAAATTTCCTTTTAAACACCCTCTATGACTAAATCACACTCTTAAAGTTCAGCTAATGTGTTCTGTTCTTAAACTTAGAAGAACTCTCCTTGAGGCCCGTATTTCCCAGATTTTATGAAGGGAGGCCTTTACAGAGAAAATCGcaaaacttagttttttttttaaattataaacaGTAGATACGCCTAAAATAGGAAATTTCCTTGTATCTGGCCGACCACTTTATTAATGAGATGCTTGGGTTTCTCTATAGCATGACCATCCAAACCCCAGGTTCGGGTCTAGTACCTATTAATTCAAAATGGGAGATGGGCTATTAGTGAAATCCAACGGACGTGTATCAATCCAGTACCACTATGTGCTCGCCCTTTTATTGTATTTCAGAAAATAAAGTTAAAGGCTCCTATTTCAAGTACCATAGTTTAGACATGTGCCTAGTGATGCAAGATAATGCGGGGAGACATAACATATCTGGATCTACCGGtaggaaagaaaattttacgAAAGAAAGTTTTAGTATTACctatcaaaatttcaagaaaaaaggcGTATTGAACGTTTTCAATATAtaccttttatttttcaaaacttcaaGGGAGACCAAGGCCCCACCTGCCCTCTCGCCTCTTTTTCTCGATTCTCTGAGCAATGTTATATATTAGtatattcaaataaaaacaaaaaaaagggatgAAGAAGATAGGCGACAAATTGGACAGAAGACCATGGGCAGTCAGCATTAAAACAGTGAGGTTTCGAATACAGCAGCAGAATATTTACAGATGCTTGATTGGTAGGCAAAACACACCCCTTTATCAGCTCAATTTACGTAAGAAGTTCGATCCGATTTCCTTCCAAAGCCACAACCAATGTGTAACCGCTTACTGTCGCCATGACTGCTTCAGTGATCTGATGGTTGAATCCTACTCTGGGAAAGAAGCAGGTCTTTCATGGCCTTGTAGCTACGAAGTTCTTCCAGTGCATCAGAAGCCTTCCGGGAGATGAGAAACCCAGATGCTCCAATGTCATTAAGGTCACCACCATCAAACTCAGATCTAGATGCCTGAGAATAGTAGCTGCGATCTTGCCGAAGAGGTGGCGCGGTCCTTAGCATGTGTACAAGCATGCCAACAGCCGCATCTTGTGACTTTCTTGCTGGAAGGAAGACTTGTGCAGGATCTGAAGATTCTTTACTGTCAGCACTCCTGCAGAAGGGCATTCCCTTTCTTAATACAATTGAATTACATGAAAACCAACCAAAACAATGGTGCAAGCATGCAAACATTTCATGCATAACTTTGTAGGTTTatcctgctctctctctttttccatcgTGAGTTAATATGCATGTTGGAATGTCACTTAAAAAAGTCTAGTTTTGCATTGAAAATTGTAAGAGATCTTCAAATACTTATAAAAAAAGTTCTcaagtgattggttgtcctgGCTGGTACCTAAATTGCTAGAAGGCAGGTTGGGATTCATCGGACCAGAGGCCCAAGACCGGTGCACAAGTGGGCTCGGTTGCTACATTTGGACCTGAGGTCTCATACGCATAGGcgcatgtgccttaagggggtggattgtTATGTCTCACTTTGacaagtttagtcatgtattgaagATGGTGAGAAATCTTCTATGGCTTATAAACAtggttgttaagtgattggttatcctgattcttttttttttttcaagttgaaaCCGAAACTGCATGGATGCGAGTTGGGATCCATTAGACCAGGGACCCCAGCTTGGTGAGAGAATGGGTAGGTTGTTACAAACCCTCTTGATAAGTCTTCCAaagatttctcacaatcttaCACACAGGACTAAgcgttacaatccaccccttGTAGGGGCCATTTGGGAACAATAACATTATATTGCTATCTCATACATCTAATTCAAAAATCGGTTAGATTCATTGTACACTTAGAAAAGTATTCTATCAATCTGCCCCACTTTTGGGGCAAATGCATGGAACAATAATACACTGTTACTGCTCCTAAACAaccccttaaggcacatgcaTAGATGCATGTGGGATCTCAGGTATGAGTATTGAACTCTTTGATACCAACTCTCACATTGAGCTTAGGCTCTTGTTtgatggatcccaacccgctTCTAGCAACTTCAATTGCAACCCTAAAAAAACTACGAACCAAgacaatcaatcacttaacagCCTCTTTCATAAACTTTTAAAGGTCTCTACAATCTTcaataaacttttcaaagtgggGCATTACACATGTTCTATTGAAGATATTACTAAATACACAGTATATTGCAATTTCCAGCTTATAGTCATGAAGAAATCTGAAAATCATGGATCAAATTAAAGGCAAGAGCAAAATTACTAGGAATTAGTTTAAGAGCATGAAACCGGATAAGATATTTTACAACTTCATGGTGAAGAGAAGAGAGACACATCTAAGGTGGAAGGAGGTTGTGAATCAGTCTATTCCCTAGCTAACCAAACCCCTTGTTCTCCAATGATGCCTATACAGAGACAAAAGAGCAGGGCCCTCTAGAGCATTACTAATGCTTTTCCACTTCTGTCCCATTTGAAATGACGTTCCTCATACGTAAGGACCAAAGGAGTTGAAccatcccaaaaaaaaaaaccaaattgaaataaattttaaaataaaccTGTTAACCCAGGTTGGAGGAAAATGCAGCGAGAGAGTAGtctagcatatatatatatatatatatatatatatatatatatatatatatataaggaagaCAGGACTAAAGCTATGGACAGCTTAAAAAGAAGCagtttaagaagaaaaaaaaagtcataaaactatataaaagaatatgaatCACTGAATGAAAGCAACTTAAAAATATATTGCCACTGACAAAAAAATACAACAGACAAGAAATTATCAGGAGAACAAGCAGTGAACTGCCATATATATCGGCCTCTATAGGTCAGGAAAAGCACAATTGATgtacaagaaaataaaatgacatTAACCACAAAAAAGAATCAATTTTAAAGAGACAttccaaagaaaataacaaagttaCAGAATGCTAATAAATGTGTTTTTCCATACAAAGACTGGTCCCTTTTCTTAGATGA
This genomic interval carries:
- the LOC116261142 gene encoding vacuolar iron transporter homolog 1-like; the protein is MAAYLPSSVQLNQINHIVDKPGNSCPADTVAKEEPFDYSQRAQWLRAAALGANDGLVSVASLMLGVSAVNQSVKATVVSGLAGLIAGAFSMAIGEYVSVYSQVDIELAQMKRERRYADVEVSAEKEQEEKEKLPSPLQAAGASALAFGIGAVVPLLSGAFIKQRWTRVGVVSGVSTLALALFGWTAAKLGGSSVGKSTVRVVVGGWAAMLVTFGVLKLFGMAFKLDISQSA